The Acipenser ruthenus unplaced genomic scaffold, fAciRut3.2 maternal haplotype, whole genome shotgun sequence genome contains the following window.
ccatctgctggacggtcttcttcccgggggtcagccaatgcaccatgtggtcgcacaacctctccgcaaccaccctggggcgtgtctccggggctctccggtactcccgaaaccgcgcccggtgggtctcggtagtaatgttgagtcggcggaggatagcctgcttgaccaggtcatactcaGTGGCGTGCTGGTCACTCAtggcctggtaagctgcctgagcctccccaatcaggcagggtcccaattggctggcccagaactcccgcggccaagccgccgcggtagccagccgctcgaatgccaccaagtacgcctccgggtcatcctccgccgacatcttcatcgcccgtgccttTGGGGGCGACATCACCGGTGTTGTAGTCGGGGTCGTTACCGCAGCCACGGCcagtcctacccgttcaatgagcgctgtatagcgctcctccctccttctctcctctgcgtcccgtctgctctccagtgcctgcagcagctccgccagcgcgtcgcggtccatgatcccacttctgacaccacgtgtggcaaagtgggtggtgaggggtagctgtgtagcagtgatgcggtgcaggagtaatgagcagacaacggtagtccagtggaaaataggctttatttgccagcactggtctagtgctcaaaataataagcccggcaatacacaacgatgtgtaaagctcgggctgacaaaacacaggatacagtcctgaacaaaagaaa
Protein-coding sequences here:
- the LOC131728610 gene encoding uncharacterized protein LOC131728610; this translates as MDRDALAELLQALESRRDAEERRREERYTALIERVGLAVAAVTTPTTTPVMSPPKARAMKMSAEDDPEAYLVAFERLATAAAWPREFWASQLGPCLIGEAQAAYQAMSDQHATEYDLVKQAILRRLNITTETHRARFREYRRAPETRPRVVAERLCDHMVHWLTPGKKTVQQMGEAIVVEQFCHVVGAETQAWIRRHNPDTLEEAVKLAEDFEDSLTSARIGILSAPALRSSRALSPSPPTSSPPPPSFQGPRPPRAPTPLGPLASPPWRSRLAPSWGRGAAPAPLPYQQRDRFLTHAPSVPPICFRCHQPGHLARSCPAAMECDVAACNWAPETDS